The following are from one region of the Bacteroidota bacterium genome:
- a CDS encoding UDP-N-acetylmuramoyl-L-alanyl-D-glutamate--2,6-diaminopimelate ligase codes for MKLLQDILYKSPMEAVHGDTSIRIADIAVNSADAGIDKLYVAIKGYSVDGHHFIDDAIAKGCHAIVCEDMPTTLVPGITYVKVKDSRAAFAYISCAWFDNPSEKLKLIGVTGTNGKTTSVTLLYNLFTDAGFDCGLISTIHVRIGSELLEATHTTPDAYHLNQLLFRMANNGVTHCFMEVSSHAVVQQRIACICFSGALFTNITHDHLDFHKTFAAYIEAKKGFFDALPADAFAITNMDDRNGMVMLQNCKARKLTYSLKSDSRYKCRIVESNFNSLILSLDGIETICKLIGSFNAYNITGVYAVAIELGMEPLQALTILSNLNPPEGRFQSFTTAQGITGIVDYAHTPDALENVLKTINNIAEGNEHIITIIGCGGNRDATKRPVMARIACELSGRVILTSDNPRNEVPEDIIKQMEEGVSLSMRKKTLCLTDRREAIKAACSHAKKGDIILLAGKGHEKYQEINGVKYPFDDFEILNLTLQLFQN; via the coding sequence ATGAAACTGTTGCAGGATATATTGTATAAATCGCCAATGGAAGCAGTGCATGGGGATACCTCCATTCGCATAGCCGATATTGCCGTCAACAGTGCCGATGCAGGTATAGACAAGCTATACGTAGCTATAAAAGGTTACAGCGTTGATGGTCACCATTTTATTGATGATGCTATTGCAAAAGGTTGTCATGCGATTGTTTGCGAAGACATGCCAACAACACTTGTACCGGGTATTACATACGTAAAAGTAAAAGATAGCCGTGCCGCATTTGCATACATCAGCTGTGCCTGGTTTGACAATCCTTCGGAGAAGTTAAAGCTTATAGGGGTAACAGGCACCAATGGCAAAACTACAAGCGTTACCTTGTTGTATAACCTCTTTACTGATGCGGGATTCGATTGCGGTTTAATATCAACTATACATGTACGTATTGGTAGCGAATTGCTCGAAGCAACACATACCACACCTGATGCTTATCATTTAAATCAGTTATTGTTTCGCATGGCCAACAATGGCGTTACGCATTGTTTTATGGAAGTTAGCTCGCATGCAGTTGTTCAACAACGCATTGCATGTATTTGTTTTTCGGGAGCTTTGTTTACTAATATAACACATGATCATCTTGACTTTCATAAAACGTTTGCTGCATACATAGAGGCTAAGAAAGGCTTTTTTGATGCCCTTCCGGCTGATGCTTTCGCCATAACCAATATGGACGATAGAAACGGAATGGTGATGCTGCAAAATTGTAAAGCACGAAAACTTACGTATTCGCTTAAGAGCGACAGCAGATATAAATGCAGGATTGTAGAGTCCAATTTCAATTCGCTTATTCTTAGCTTAGATGGAATTGAAACCATTTGCAAATTGATAGGCAGCTTTAATGCCTATAACATTACCGGAGTTTACGCAGTTGCTATTGAACTAGGTATGGAACCTTTGCAAGCGCTCACCATTTTGAGCAACTTAAATCCGCCCGAAGGACGCTTTCAATCTTTTACCACTGCACAAGGTATTACCGGAATAGTTGATTACGCACACACACCTGATGCATTAGAAAATGTTTTAAAAACCATTAACAACATTGCAGAAGGTAATGAGCATATCATCACCATTATTGGATGTGGTGGTAATCGCGATGCTACTAAGCGACCTGTTATGGCCCGCATTGCTTGCGAACTTAGTGGTCGTGTTATTCTTACTTCCGATAACCCACGCAACGAAGTACCCGAAGATATTATCAAACAAATGGAAGAAGGTGTTAGCTTGAGCATGCGAAAGAAAACACTTTGCTTAACCGATCGCAGAGAAGCTATCAAAGCTGCATGCAGCCATGCAAAAAAAGGAGATATCATCTTACTTGCTGGCAAAGGACATGAAAAATACCAGGAAATTAACGGAGTTAAATATCCGTTTGATGACTTCGAGATATTAAACCTAACCCTTCAACTCTTCCAAAACTAA